From one Phocaeicola salanitronis DSM 18170 genomic stretch:
- a CDS encoding 50S ribosomal protein L25/general stress protein Ctc: MKSIDITGSLRTETGKKATHDLRKNNQVPCILYGMKKDENGNPAATPFAVTVEGLRNLVYTPHIYVVNLNIDGQVVNAIMKDIQFHPVTDAILHVDFYQINEENPIVMEVPVQLEGLAEGVKAGGKLALQVRKLKVKALYNNIPERLVINVTNLGLGKTIKVGELHFDNLELLNAKDTVVCAVKLTRAARGAQAAAAK; this comes from the coding sequence ATGAAATCAATTGACATTACAGGTTCTTTAAGAACAGAAACAGGAAAGAAAGCAACCCATGATTTGCGCAAAAACAATCAAGTTCCGTGCATATTATACGGAATGAAAAAAGATGAAAACGGAAATCCGGCTGCCACTCCTTTTGCCGTTACAGTAGAAGGTTTGCGCAACTTGGTTTATACGCCGCACATCTATGTAGTGAATCTGAACATTGACGGACAGGTGGTAAACGCCATTATGAAAGATATACAATTCCATCCTGTAACTGACGCTATCCTGCACGTAGACTTCTATCAAATCAACGAAGAAAACCCGATTGTAATGGAAGTGCCCGTTCAGTTGGAAGGTTTGGCTGAAGGTGTGAAAGCCGGTGGTAAATTGGCGTTGCAAGTCCGCAAGTTGAAAGTGAAAGCTTTGTACAACAACATCCCCGAACGCTTGGTTATAAACGTAACCAACTTAGGTTTGGGCAAGACTATCAAAGTCGGAGAATTGCATTTCGACAACCTGGAATTGCTGAATGCAAAAGATACAGTGGTTTGTGCGGTTAAATTGACCCGTGCCGCTCGTGGTGCACAGGCTGCTGCCGCAAAATAA
- the pth gene encoding aminoacyl-tRNA hydrolase, producing MKYLIVGLGNIGDEYHETRHNIGFMVLDALAKASNIVFKDGRYGATASLSIKGRQLILLKPSTYMNLSGNAVRYWMQQEKIPLENVLIVVDDLALPLGSLRLKGKGSDAGHNGLKHIASTLGTQNYARLRFGIGNNFPKGGQIDYVLGHFDEEEQKALPERIAIAEEIIKSFCLAGLNITMNQFNNK from the coding sequence ATGAAATATTTGATTGTAGGCTTGGGGAATATCGGTGATGAATATCACGAAACCCGGCACAACATAGGATTTATGGTATTGGACGCTTTAGCTAAGGCGTCCAATATTGTTTTCAAGGACGGACGATACGGCGCTACGGCATCTTTATCCATCAAAGGACGGCAGCTCATTCTGCTTAAGCCCTCTACTTACATGAACCTCAGCGGGAATGCGGTACGTTACTGGATGCAACAAGAAAAAATCCCGTTGGAAAACGTACTCATTGTGGTAGATGACTTGGCACTTCCGCTGGGAAGCCTCCGCTTGAAAGGAAAAGGAAGCGATGCCGGGCATAACGGGCTGAAACACATCGCCTCTACATTGGGTACACAAAATTATGCAAGACTGCGTTTCGGCATCGGCAATAATTTCCCTAAAGGAGGGCAGATAGACTATGTATTGGGACATTTCGACGAAGAAGAACAAAAAGCATTGCCCGAACGGATAGCGATAGCCGAAGAAATCATCAAAAGTTTCTGCCTTGCCGGACTGAACATTACCATGAATCAATTTAATAATAAATAA
- a CDS encoding RNA-binding S4 domain-containing protein, producing the protein MPEARIDKWMWAARIFKTRTIAAEACKKGRIHINGAQAKPSRMVKPGDVIQVRKPPITYSFKVLQAIEKRVGAKLVPDVMENVTTPDQYELLEMSKISGFVNRAKGTGRPTKKDRRDLDEFFTPEYMDDFDFDFDDEEEE; encoded by the coding sequence ATGCCCGAAGCAAGAATAGACAAATGGATGTGGGCGGCACGCATATTCAAAACCCGTACCATCGCCGCCGAGGCGTGTAAAAAAGGAAGAATACACATCAACGGGGCACAAGCCAAACCCTCGCGTATGGTCAAGCCCGGCGATGTCATTCAGGTAAGAAAACCGCCCATTACTTATTCTTTCAAAGTTTTGCAAGCAATAGAAAAACGAGTCGGGGCAAAACTGGTTCCTGACGTTATGGAAAACGTCACTACCCCCGACCAATACGAACTGTTAGAGATGAGCAAAATCAGCGGATTCGTAAACCGTGCCAAGGGGACAGGACGCCCGACAAAGAAAGACCGGCGTGACTTGGACGAATTCTTCACCCCCGAATACATGGACGACTTCGACTTTGATTTCGATGATGAAGAAGAGGAGTAA
- a CDS encoding HIT family protein encodes MKSDPKDCLYCQNNETLHNLMIEIAPLSVSRVFLFKEQTYRGRCLVAYKDHVNDLNELSDEDRNAFMADVARVTRAMQKAFNPEKINYGAYSDKLSHLHFHLAPKYVDGPDYGGTFQMNPGKVYLSDAEYQELIDAVKANL; translated from the coding sequence ATGAAAAGTGATCCGAAAGATTGTCTCTATTGTCAGAACAATGAGACATTGCACAACTTGATGATTGAAATTGCACCGTTAAGCGTTTCGCGTGTATTCTTGTTTAAAGAACAAACGTATCGGGGACGTTGCCTGGTGGCGTATAAAGACCATGTGAACGACTTGAACGAGTTGAGCGATGAAGACCGTAATGCGTTTATGGCGGATGTTGCGCGTGTGACCCGTGCCATGCAAAAGGCTTTCAATCCTGAAAAAATCAATTATGGAGCATATAGCGACAAATTGTCGCACTTACATTTCCATTTGGCGCCTAAGTATGTAGACGGACCTGACTACGGAGGTACATTCCAAATGAATCCGGGAAAAGTATATTTGTCGGATGCCGAATATCAGGAACTGATTGACGCGGTGAAGGCGAATCTGTAA
- a CDS encoding cation:proton antiporter domain-containing protein produces the protein MSQLAPLISDLALILICAGVMTLVFKKLKQPLVLGYIVAGFLCSPHFAFTPSVVDEANIDLWSEIGVIFLLFALGLEFSIKKLLKVGSSAIISASTIILCMIIIGVSVGWMFGWKQMDCIYLGGMIAMSSTTIVYKAFDDMGLRQQHFAGVVLGILIIEDILAIVLMVMLSTLAVSSHFEGSEMMLSIAKLVFFLILWLVVGLYLIPLFLKRVRKLMSDETLLIVSLALCLGMVYLAAAVGFSPAFGAFIMGSILSETVESEHIEHLVAPVKDLFGAVFFVSVGMMVDPHMIVEYRYPILAIVAAVLLGQTVFGTMGVLLSGQPLKTAMQCGFSLTQIGEFAFIIAAMGVSLKVTSDFLYPIVVAVSVITTFLTPYMIRLAVPAYNVIDRHLPGRWRLLLERYSAGSSTVNHKTNWQKLLLAVARVVLIYSVLSIAVLIICLHFMRPYILDMLGMKWGKIVTAVITILAIAPFLRALIMKKNHSAEFRTLWNDNRFNHAPLISLVILRVLIGVGFVVFIIERLFQGSVALMVGIAILLVCGMIFSRFLKKQSIVLERTFELNLRSKEMQQEYLGDKRPAYAGKLLDRDIHLSDFTVSPDSAWVGHTLKELDLGKKYGVHVASIIRGTHRVNIPDGASRVFPNDTLQVIGTDEQLNAFSAKAEKAVLPPDEGDLEKREMKLSQFIVDKNSPFVGRNIIESGFRPNYHCLVVGIESAGEDALRAPDVHEPLRENDIVWVVGEADNLKKLFEAK, from the coding sequence ATGTCTCAATTAGCTCCTCTTATCAGCGATTTGGCACTGATATTGATTTGTGCCGGCGTGATGACTCTTGTATTTAAGAAACTGAAACAGCCTTTGGTGTTAGGGTATATTGTGGCTGGCTTTTTGTGCAGCCCGCATTTCGCTTTTACCCCTTCGGTAGTCGATGAGGCGAATATCGATTTATGGTCGGAAATAGGCGTTATTTTTCTCTTGTTCGCTTTGGGGCTGGAGTTCAGCATCAAGAAATTGTTGAAGGTTGGAAGTTCTGCGATAATCTCCGCTTCCACCATTATTTTGTGCATGATTATCATCGGTGTATCGGTGGGGTGGATGTTCGGCTGGAAGCAGATGGATTGCATTTACCTGGGCGGAATGATTGCCATGTCTTCTACTACCATTGTATACAAGGCTTTCGACGATATGGGTTTGCGCCAGCAGCATTTTGCGGGTGTTGTGTTAGGCATTTTGATTATTGAAGATATTCTTGCCATTGTGCTGATGGTGATGCTTTCTACCCTGGCTGTCAGTTCGCATTTTGAAGGAAGCGAGATGATGCTCAGCATTGCCAAGCTGGTGTTCTTCTTGATATTGTGGCTGGTGGTAGGGCTTTATCTGATACCGCTATTCTTGAAGAGGGTCCGTAAGCTGATGAGCGACGAAACCCTGCTGATTGTGTCGCTTGCCCTTTGCCTCGGAATGGTGTATTTAGCGGCAGCGGTCGGTTTTTCTCCCGCGTTCGGCGCTTTCATCATGGGTTCTATCCTTTCGGAAACGGTTGAGTCGGAGCATATCGAGCATTTGGTGGCTCCGGTGAAAGACCTGTTCGGCGCAGTGTTTTTTGTATCGGTGGGCATGATGGTCGACCCGCACATGATTGTGGAGTACCGTTATCCGATTTTGGCGATTGTTGCGGCTGTTCTGTTGGGGCAGACCGTATTCGGTACGATGGGTGTGTTGCTGTCCGGCCAGCCGTTAAAGACTGCTATGCAATGCGGGTTCAGCCTGACGCAGATAGGTGAGTTCGCTTTTATTATCGCCGCGATGGGAGTCAGCCTGAAAGTCACGAGCGATTTCCTTTATCCGATTGTGGTGGCGGTATCGGTTATCACCACGTTCCTTACTCCTTATATGATCCGGCTTGCCGTCCCTGCCTATAATGTGATAGACCGTCATCTGCCCGGGCGTTGGCGCTTGCTGCTGGAGCGTTATTCGGCTGGCTCGTCTACGGTAAACCATAAGACCAACTGGCAGAAGCTGTTGTTGGCGGTGGCACGGGTCGTATTGATTTATTCGGTGCTTTCTATCGCCGTATTGATTATCTGCTTGCATTTTATGCGTCCTTATATTCTCGATATGTTGGGGATGAAATGGGGGAAGATTGTGACCGCCGTGATTACCATTTTGGCAATAGCTCCATTCCTCCGTGCACTGATTATGAAGAAAAACCATTCGGCTGAGTTTCGGACTTTGTGGAATGATAATCGGTTCAATCATGCTCCATTGATATCTTTGGTCATTCTTCGGGTCTTGATTGGGGTAGGTTTTGTGGTGTTCATTATCGAACGTTTGTTCCAAGGGTCGGTGGCGCTGATGGTCGGCATTGCCATTTTATTGGTTTGCGGCATGATATTTTCCCGATTCCTGAAGAAGCAATCCATCGTATTGGAGCGTACATTTGAGTTGAATTTGCGTTCGAAAGAGATGCAGCAGGAATATTTGGGTGACAAGCGTCCTGCTTATGCGGGGAAATTGCTTGACCGCGATATACACTTAAGCGATTTTACGGTTTCTCCGGATTCGGCTTGGGTAGGGCATACGTTGAAAGAGCTGGACTTGGGCAAGAAGTATGGCGTGCATGTGGCATCGATTATCCGGGGAACGCATCGGGTGAATATTCCCGACGGGGCATCGCGCGTGTTCCCGAACGATACACTTCAGGTTATCGGCACGGATGAGCAGTTGAACGCTTTTTCGGCAAAGGCAGAGAAGGCGGTGCTTCCGCCCGATGAGGGAGATTTGGAAAAGCGTGAAATGAAGCTGAGCCAGTTTATCGTGGATAAGAATTCGCCTTTTGTAGGACGTAATATCATAGAAAGCGGTTTCCGCCCGAACTACCATTGTCTGGTGGTGGGTATCGAGTCGGCAGGTGAAGACGCTTTGCGTGCTCCCGATGTTCATGAGCCTTTGCGGGAGAATGATATCGTATGGGTGGTAGGAGAAGCGGATAATCTGAAGAAATTGTTTGAGGCTAAATGA
- a CDS encoding DNA topoisomerase 3 yields MIVCIAEKPSVARDIADVLGAKQRKDGYIEGNGYQVTWTFGHLCTLKEPHEYTPSWKAWSLSSLPMIPPRFGIKLIEDPGIQKQFQIIERLMQAADEIINCGDAGQEGELIQRWVMQKAGAHCPVKRLWISSLTEEAIREGFAKLQDQSQFQSLYEAGLSRAIGDWLLGMNATRLYTLKYGQNRQILSIGRVQTPTLALIVNRQQEIEHFVPKQYWELKTVYRDTTFSAIVRKSDEELAEEAAQSNAPAKKKKEEDNRGIPPITDEATGKALLERISHVPFTVTDISLKKGNEAPPRLFDLTSLQVECNKKFSYSADMTLKLIQSLYEKKVATYPRVDTTFLSDDIYPKCPKILEGLKDYAAFTSPLAGQKLIKSKKVFDNSKVTDHHAIIPTGVQPHGLTDMEKNVFDLIARRFIAVFYPDCKFSTTTVTGKADDIEFKVSGKQIIDPGWRVIFAKEPKEDTKEGEEESVLPAFTKGESGPHTPMLNEKWTQPPKPYTEATLLRAMETAGKLVDNEELRDALKENGIGRPSTRAAIIETLFKRHYIRKERKSLIATPTGVELIGLIREELLKSAELTGIWEKKLREIERHSYNAKQFLDELKQMVGEIVTSVLSDNTNRRVTVMPEEPEKKKKAAPRAKKATASAPTPQPALPEGDAIIGTKCPLCGKGTILKGKTAYGCSEWKNGCTFRKPF; encoded by the coding sequence ATGATAGTTTGCATAGCCGAAAAACCCAGCGTGGCACGCGATATAGCCGATGTATTGGGAGCCAAACAACGAAAAGACGGATACATCGAAGGAAACGGATACCAGGTGACCTGGACATTCGGGCATCTCTGTACCCTGAAAGAACCGCACGAATATACGCCTTCGTGGAAAGCATGGTCACTCTCAAGCCTTCCGATGATACCGCCACGCTTCGGCATCAAACTGATAGAAGACCCGGGCATACAGAAACAATTCCAAATCATCGAACGCCTCATGCAGGCGGCTGATGAAATCATCAACTGCGGCGATGCCGGGCAAGAAGGAGAGCTTATCCAACGCTGGGTAATGCAGAAAGCAGGAGCGCATTGCCCCGTTAAGCGTTTGTGGATTTCTTCACTGACCGAAGAAGCCATCCGCGAAGGTTTCGCCAAGCTGCAAGACCAGTCGCAATTCCAGTCGCTCTACGAAGCCGGACTAAGCCGTGCCATAGGCGACTGGCTTTTAGGCATGAACGCCACACGGCTCTATACGTTAAAGTACGGACAAAACCGCCAAATACTTTCCATCGGGCGGGTACAGACCCCTACTCTCGCCCTCATTGTCAACCGTCAACAAGAAATCGAGCATTTCGTGCCGAAGCAATATTGGGAACTCAAGACCGTTTACCGCGACACCACATTCAGTGCCATCGTGCGCAAAAGCGACGAAGAACTTGCCGAAGAAGCAGCCCAAAGCAATGCGCCAGCTAAAAAGAAAAAGGAAGAAGACAACCGGGGCATCCCTCCCATCACCGATGAAGCCACGGGAAAAGCCTTGCTGGAACGCATCAGCCACGTACCTTTCACCGTAACCGATATCAGCCTGAAAAAAGGGAACGAAGCTCCTCCCCGGCTCTTCGACCTGACTTCCCTGCAAGTGGAATGCAACAAGAAGTTCTCATATTCAGCCGACATGACCTTGAAACTCATCCAGTCGCTCTACGAAAAGAAAGTTGCGACCTATCCGCGTGTAGACACCACCTTCCTGAGCGATGACATTTATCCGAAATGCCCGAAAATACTGGAAGGCTTGAAAGACTATGCCGCCTTTACCTCACCGCTTGCCGGACAGAAACTGATAAAATCGAAAAAGGTATTCGACAACTCGAAAGTGACCGACCACCATGCCATTATCCCGACCGGTGTGCAACCGCACGGACTGACCGACATGGAAAAGAATGTATTCGACCTGATAGCGCGCCGCTTCATAGCCGTGTTCTACCCCGATTGCAAATTCTCCACCACCACAGTTACAGGCAAAGCAGACGACATCGAGTTCAAGGTAAGCGGCAAGCAAATCATCGACCCGGGCTGGAGAGTCATCTTTGCCAAAGAACCGAAAGAAGACACGAAAGAAGGGGAAGAAGAAAGCGTATTGCCTGCTTTTACCAAGGGAGAAAGCGGACCGCATACGCCTATGCTGAATGAAAAATGGACCCAGCCGCCCAAGCCCTATACCGAAGCCACCTTGCTTCGGGCGATGGAAACGGCAGGCAAGTTAGTGGATAACGAAGAGTTGCGCGACGCCCTGAAAGAGAACGGAATAGGACGTCCCTCTACCCGTGCCGCCATCATCGAGACATTATTCAAACGGCATTACATCCGCAAGGAACGCAAAAGCCTGATAGCGACTCCCACGGGCGTAGAACTCATCGGACTGATCCGAGAAGAACTACTGAAATCCGCCGAACTGACAGGCATTTGGGAAAAGAAACTGCGTGAAATAGAACGGCATAGCTACAATGCGAAACAATTCTTAGACGAATTGAAACAAATGGTAGGCGAAATTGTCACCAGTGTATTAAGTGACAATACCAACCGCCGCGTCACCGTGATGCCCGAAGAACCGGAAAAGAAAAAAAAGGCGGCTCCACGGGCTAAAAAAGCAACCGCATCGGCTCCCACTCCCCAACCCGCATTGCCCGAAGGCGATGCCATCATCGGCACGAAATGCCCGCTCTGCGGAAAGGGAACCATCCTGAAAGGGAAAACCGCCTACGGCTGTTCGGAATGGAAAAACGGCTGTACATTCCGCAAACCGTTCTGA
- a CDS encoding methyltransferase RsmF C-terminal domain-like protein → MNLPVDFITRTGGLLGEGQFAAFRETLAKEPPVSIRMNRLKTDAVPAGGRQVPWCGSGYYLASRPTFTFDPLFHAGCYYVQEASSMFLEQVLTQYVHEPVVMLDLCAAPGGKSTLARSVLPEGSLLVANEVMRNRVQVLAENVTKWGHPSTVVLNNDPADFVPLGELFDVILTDVPCSGEGMFRKDPVAVEEWSVENVTLCWQRQRRIVRDIWHCLKPGGLLVYSTCTYNREENEDNVAWIAEELGAEILPVEVQSGWNISGNLAGKDFPVYRFLPHRTEGEGLFMVVLRKSGESEETNVPACRGRKEKKSKGGKEKVPVLPKEVKGWFLSPDQYVWTMEQNRITTFPLRYQSVYETLRAQMRVVCAGIQVAEIKGRDLIPSHALAMSVCRNESAFPSVEVSYEQAIAYLRKEAFALDADAPRGYVLIRYGGKALGFVKNIGNRANNLYPQEWRIRSGYLPEQVSLILGNS, encoded by the coding sequence ATGAATCTTCCTGTCGATTTTATAACCCGGACGGGCGGCTTGCTGGGCGAAGGGCAGTTTGCCGCTTTTCGTGAAACGCTTGCCAAGGAACCTCCGGTCAGTATTCGTATGAACCGTTTGAAGACGGATGCCGTGCCTGCCGGCGGGCGTCAGGTGCCGTGGTGCGGGTCGGGCTATTACTTGGCTTCCCGTCCTACATTCACGTTCGACCCTTTGTTTCATGCCGGATGCTATTACGTGCAAGAAGCTTCCTCGATGTTTCTCGAGCAGGTCTTGACGCAATATGTGCACGAGCCGGTGGTGATGCTCGACCTTTGTGCTGCTCCGGGAGGAAAGTCTACGCTGGCACGTTCGGTCTTGCCCGAAGGAAGCCTGCTGGTGGCGAATGAAGTGATGCGCAACCGGGTGCAGGTGCTGGCGGAAAATGTGACGAAGTGGGGGCATCCCAGTACGGTGGTCTTGAATAATGACCCGGCGGATTTTGTGCCGTTGGGCGAGTTGTTCGACGTTATCCTGACCGATGTGCCCTGTTCGGGCGAAGGTATGTTCCGGAAAGACCCCGTGGCGGTAGAAGAGTGGAGTGTGGAGAATGTGACGCTATGTTGGCAACGCCAGCGCCGCATTGTGCGTGATATCTGGCATTGCCTGAAGCCCGGCGGGTTGTTGGTGTACAGCACGTGTACGTACAATCGTGAGGAAAACGAGGACAATGTGGCATGGATAGCCGAGGAACTGGGGGCGGAAATCCTTCCGGTAGAAGTGCAGTCCGGATGGAACATTTCCGGCAATTTGGCTGGAAAAGATTTCCCTGTCTATCGTTTCCTGCCTCACCGCACCGAAGGCGAGGGATTGTTTATGGTGGTTTTGCGCAAGTCGGGAGAGAGCGAGGAGACAAATGTTCCGGCTTGTCGCGGGCGGAAGGAAAAGAAATCGAAAGGTGGAAAGGAGAAAGTGCCGGTTTTGCCTAAAGAGGTCAAAGGCTGGTTTCTGTCTCCCGACCAGTATGTATGGACGATGGAGCAAAACCGGATTACGACATTCCCGCTCCGTTATCAATCTGTCTACGAAACGCTTCGGGCGCAGATGCGCGTGGTGTGTGCAGGTATTCAGGTGGCAGAGATAAAGGGGAGAGATTTAATACCTTCACATGCTTTGGCGATGTCGGTTTGCCGTAATGAGTCGGCTTTCCCTTCGGTAGAGGTAAGCTATGAGCAGGCGATAGCTTACTTGCGGAAGGAAGCGTTTGCATTGGATGCAGATGCTCCTCGTGGCTATGTATTAATAAGGTATGGGGGAAAGGCATTGGGTTTTGTCAAGAACATCGGAAACCGTGCCAATAACCTTTACCCGCAAGAGTGGCGCATCCGGAGCGGTTATTTGCCCGAGCAGGTGAGCCTTATTTTAGGGAATAGTTAA
- a CDS encoding thymidylate synthase, whose amino-acid sequence MKQYLDLLRRIRTEGVQKHDRTGTGTISIFGHQMRFNLADGFPLVTTKKLHLKSIIHELLWMLSGDTNVHYLQENGVRIWNEWADADGNLGHIYGYQWRSWPDYEGGVIDQIAEAVETIRHNPDSRRIIVNAWNVADLKNMNLPPCHMFFQFYVADGKLSLQMYQRSADCFLGVPFNIASYALLLQMMAQVTGLEAGEFIHTLGDAHIYLNHLEQVDLQLTREPRPLPKMRLNPDVKDIFGFKYEDFELTDYNPWPHIAGKVSV is encoded by the coding sequence ATGAAACAATACTTAGACCTACTCAGACGCATCCGCACCGAAGGCGTGCAAAAGCATGACCGTACGGGAACGGGCACCATCAGCATATTCGGACACCAAATGCGCTTCAACCTTGCGGACGGATTCCCGCTGGTGACTACCAAGAAACTGCATCTCAAGTCCATCATCCACGAACTGCTTTGGATGTTGAGCGGAGACACCAACGTGCATTACCTGCAAGAAAACGGCGTGCGCATCTGGAACGAATGGGCGGACGCGGACGGAAACTTAGGACACATCTACGGATACCAATGGCGCTCATGGCCCGATTACGAAGGAGGGGTTATCGACCAGATAGCGGAAGCCGTAGAGACCATCAGACACAATCCCGACTCGCGGAGGATTATCGTCAACGCATGGAACGTGGCGGACCTGAAAAACATGAACCTGCCGCCTTGCCACATGTTCTTCCAATTTTACGTGGCGGACGGAAAGCTGAGCCTGCAAATGTACCAGCGCAGTGCCGATTGTTTCCTGGGCGTACCGTTCAACATCGCCTCGTATGCCCTCCTGCTCCAAATGATGGCGCAAGTGACGGGACTGGAAGCCGGCGAGTTCATCCATACGTTAGGCGACGCGCACATCTACCTGAACCACTTGGAACAAGTAGACCTGCAACTGACCCGTGAGCCTCGCCCGCTCCCGAAAATGAGATTGAACCCGGACGTAAAGGACATCTTCGGCTTCAAATATGAAGACTTCGAACTGACCGACTACAATCCGTGGCCGCATATCGCAGGAAAAGTATCTGTATAA
- a CDS encoding dihydrofolate reductase gives MITIIAAINKNRGLGFENKLLYWLPNDLKRFKALTTGHTIIMGRKTFESFPKGALPNRRNIVLSKGDHNFPGAECFHSLEEALMHCGKEEDIYIIGGAGLYAEALAIADRLCLTEIEDDKKEADVFFPEIDTTHWKVVNRETHSVDEKHAYAYSFVDYEKG, from the coding sequence ATGATTACCATCATCGCCGCTATCAACAAAAACCGGGGACTCGGTTTCGAGAACAAATTGCTTTATTGGTTGCCCAATGACCTGAAACGCTTCAAGGCATTGACCACGGGACACACCATCATTATGGGACGAAAGACTTTCGAATCGTTTCCGAAAGGGGCATTGCCCAACCGGAGAAACATCGTACTAAGCAAAGGTGACCACAACTTTCCGGGTGCCGAATGCTTTCACTCGCTGGAAGAAGCCCTGATGCATTGCGGCAAAGAAGAAGACATATATATTATAGGTGGAGCCGGCTTGTATGCCGAAGCCCTGGCTATCGCCGACCGGCTTTGCCTGACCGAAATAGAAGACGACAAGAAAGAAGCGGACGTATTCTTTCCGGAAATCGACACGACCCACTGGAAAGTGGTGAACCGGGAAACGCATTCCGTTGACGAAAAGCATGCCTATGCATACAGTTTCGTAGATTATGAGAAAGGTTAA
- a CDS encoding helix-turn-helix transcriptional regulator: MAANLFGRYVWLMDILLRYKRLTFEEINELWQESGLGYGEELPLKTFHNHKKAIKDIFDVYIECDRKDGYRYYIDEPERIEGNNLRSWLISSYATLNQIQADEKLEDRIIFEEIPSGQTWLTCIADAMRRNHVLNITHQGFGKPDPSTFDIEPYFLKVVKRRWYVLARSPYYSKRNKERGIKPSDVYLVYALDRISDIQDTGKTFKMKKNFDVHSYFEGCCGVITSNESPQKIVLRAYNGFADYLRTLPLHESQREIGSDDESTFFEYHLKPTFDFYQLVLAQGDQVEVLGPESVRDEMRNFAQNMLNYYTEKKENKPE; the protein is encoded by the coding sequence ATGGCAGCAAATCTTTTTGGACGATACGTATGGCTGATGGACATTCTGCTTAGATACAAACGGCTGACGTTTGAGGAAATCAACGAACTTTGGCAGGAAAGCGGGTTGGGCTATGGTGAAGAACTGCCTTTGAAGACCTTTCATAACCACAAGAAAGCCATCAAAGACATTTTTGATGTATATATAGAATGTGACCGGAAGGACGGATACCGTTATTATATTGACGAACCGGAACGCATAGAGGGCAATAATCTGCGCAGTTGGCTCATCAGTTCATATGCCACATTGAACCAGATACAAGCAGACGAAAAGTTGGAAGACCGGATTATCTTTGAAGAAATCCCTTCGGGGCAGACTTGGCTGACCTGCATTGCGGATGCCATGCGGCGTAACCATGTGTTAAATATTACACACCAAGGCTTCGGCAAACCTGACCCCAGTACTTTTGACATTGAGCCTTACTTCCTGAAAGTTGTGAAACGACGTTGGTATGTGTTGGCACGCAGTCCTTATTACTCCAAGCGGAATAAAGAACGAGGCATCAAGCCAAGTGATGTGTATCTGGTTTATGCCCTCGACCGTATTTCAGACATCCAAGATACGGGCAAAACGTTCAAGATGAAGAAGAACTTTGATGTACACAGCTATTTCGAAGGGTGTTGCGGTGTCATCACCTCTAACGAATCGCCTCAAAAGATTGTTCTTCGGGCATACAATGGTTTTGCAGACTATCTGCGCACATTGCCCCTGCATGAATCACAGCGTGAGATTGGAAGTGATGACGAATCGACTTTCTTTGAATATCACCTGAAACCGACGTTTGACTTCTACCAACTGGTGCTTGCCCAAGGCGACCAAGTGGAAGTGTTGGGGCCGGAATCTGTACGTGATGAGATGCGCAACTTTGCCCAAAACATGTTGAACTATTATACAGAGAAAAAGGAGAACAAGCCGGAATAA